Genomic segment of Corticium candelabrum chromosome 16, ooCorCand1.1, whole genome shotgun sequence:
TTATGAAGGATCTTCGTGATATTTATCGATCTGCTGGTCACAAGGATGGCATGTTTTCTGTTGAGCTTGTTGAAGACAATCTTTATGAATGGATGATTAGACTAAAACAGTCAGTAGATTGTTGCATACTTTCTGTTGCTTCCTGACACTTATTTTTCTATTTAGGGTTGACCCTGATAGTCCACTGTATGGAGATCTTAAGAAACTTAAAGAAAAAGAGAACAAAGATTATATCCAGTTGAGCATGACATTCAGTGAATCATTTCCCTTCGCTCCTCCATTTGTTCGAGTCATCTATCCTGTCCTCACTGGAGGGTAATTAGCCAATTAATTGAGTTTTTTAGTTggtcagacagactgacaacagacagaataTGAAGTGATATGGACCATGAAGAGGTACGTAAGCATGTGGGTTTATACGATAGATGGGAGGGCAGACAAGAAGTAAGGAGAGTGTGAAATAGTCAAGCAGTTGTGTTGGGAGACAGATAAGACAAAAGCTGAGAAGACATTCCTAAACAAATGATGTATATCACAaacaattaagttaagattTTCTATTTCAGTTATGTACTGAATGGTGGTGCTGTTTGTATGGAGCTACTCACACCTCAAGGTTGGAGCAGTGCTTATTCCTTAGAGGCAGTCATTCTACAGATTGCAGCAACGTTAGTGAAAGGAAAGGCACGAATTCAGTTTGGAACTTCGAATGTGAGAGTATACATCTCATTCGTCAAACAAACATATTAATTCTGTGTTCTCCAGTCTTGTTATAGTCTGCATCGAGCACAACAAGCATTTCGTTCTCTAGTTGAAATTCATGTAAAGAATGGCTGGTACACACCTCCCAAACAAGACGGCTGATAGATCAGACTAGTGGTTATTGTAAATAGTAATGGTAGCATGTAGTATATTGTTGAAGACTGACTTTTCTTATATGTGTAGCAAAGACAACTTGTGGAAAACATTAGTGGAAATTTGATGTTACGGTGGGATTGTAATGTACTGAAATTGAAAATCTAGTGCCAGCTAACTAACGTGGCTAACTAACTGGTGAAAGGCTAAAGCTTGAAAATCCAGCCAAACTATTCTCTCAGCTGGATTGTTGAGGTAGATACAGTAGAGTTGAACATACTTCAATCATATTTTTACTGGATGTTTCTCTAAAACAGTTCAGGCAGCTCAAGTGCATAAACCTTCAAGATGTATGACATCGtgtattgattaattttatgTTAAATAGTAATACTTAATTTAAAGTGACGTGGACAAACTGAAGTTGGATCTAGACAATATTATTGAGTCAATAGTGAAATGACAGTGCTAAGTAAACATGTGATTCGATACAAGTCAACTCTGAACaaccaacaacacacaaatgtgTGTCgctcctgtgtgtgtgtgtgtgtgtgtgtgtgtgtgtgtgtgtgtgtgtgtgtgtgtgtgtgtgtgtgtgtgtgtgtgtgtgttattttcAACGAAACGTCACAGTTGGACAGTCACTTTGATCAAAATGACGTTATTCCTAGTATAACAGCTGGTTGTTAACATGTCATGGGTCACGAATCTTTGCCATCCACATCCTGGGCTAGTGGTGCTAGTATAACGTAAATGTTATCCGCTAGAAAAGCACAATGCACATGTGATAGTGTTGCTATCAATAAGTTGAATGTGTCCAGCTTTAGCACATTTTACGTTTTGCTCCCAATTTACATCTGCCACGCATAGACAAACTGATTTGTATAGGCATCGCCAATCTGCGCTGTGTGAACTCTTCAGAAAACTTGCGTTCCTGGAATCCATGTCGCATCTCGTGATTTTCTGTTCTGCCAACACTAGAGACTGATGTGACTGCTCGAGCTGGATTTGATGTGTTCCTGCGGAGCAGTTCGTCTTCCTTGAAATTTATTGTGCAACCAAATTGCGACGAAGTGGGCTGGTTGGGCGCGTTCCATGCATGGCGCCACGCATATAACGAGCTCTTCCTTTTTTCAGTAACCCTCTAGGCACTCGTAGACACACCACCGGATATTTGTCACATCGCTTTTCCTAGTACGACTACAAGTCTCTAGCCTCCATCACTACCAGGCATTGTGCTTGTAATTATCTCTAGAAGCAATACGCCGAATCTATTCACATCCTTCTGCTCTTTGGTCGAATATATTCTTCACaacctaatccggttgagctTTAAAAGAAATGCGCTCatactcttaattaattaattcaagttTAGAACACTTCGCTGTAACGAGCTAGTCTGTTGTCAAAATATGTGATTCTTGGAAAGCTACACACCGAACACTAGAGACGACGATTCGTTAGTGCTGGGAAGTCGTAGACAAATGGCAGAATTCACGACCACACTAGcactaaccctaacccgtaGCCCTAGACTCTAGCCATAAtctctaaccctaactctaaccctggACTCTAACCATAACCCTTACTCTAGCCTTACCATCTAAGCCACAAATAGATAGAGTCATCGCACGGTGTTACTGGTAGGAATCCGCCTGCGTTAGAGCATCAGCCATGTTTGCACCTACCCACATGCGCAAGTGTGTACTAACTATTGTCAGGCAGCATAGCTAGCAATTTGCCTCATTTTTGAGTCGGCATGCGAATTATCACATTTCTCAAATATTTCTAGCCAACCTGTTTACTGGACAGCGACGAGGTGTTAAGCGACACAAAACACGTGACCatgaattaaataaatttgttgTCTAGCTATGAATTTGTATCGCACACGGTGCAGGGTACACGCAGTTCAAGACATAATATTTTAGTCTACGTCAGCTAGGGATTTCGATTAAGTCATCTTCTAATCTCCATCCATCATTCCAGATCCATACAGCCAGTAATTACATGTGGAGCGGAGCTTGCATTTCAGGTGTTACGTACAGTCTAGAAGTCTGGGACCTTTTTATTTCCTGTCTATAGTtcccgtatatatatatatatatatcttgtAGGTGGTTTTAtgcgctaattaattaatggacgTTATACAAAACTTTCTCTTTCACCTTCTTGACCCTGATGGGATAAATACCCACAAGATTACTTCAGTAcggtctttaattaaattatttcgTTATTGTGACCACAAAGTGACACTAGAGAGAAATTGCATTGTATTACGCAAATTctatgtactgtactctgaacACCGTAAAAACTTTACCTGTACACTTCAGCATGCAATTCTAGGCCTAGCTAAAAAAGTCTGTTCGATTATTGGAGAGAACGTGAAAATCGcggttttaattaataaatatttaaggaattgaagagcagagatgggcATTGTTAATTCCGGCTAGTGAAATAAACGGTTCCAGCTTAGCTATGAACTTACGTTCAAAGTTCAACCAATGCTTCGACTACAGATATCTACAACTGCTTTACTTATCGCTTCATGTCcccgtcagctttcaagtagtgggcgttATAGCGGTGGCTTTGAAGTTATCAGACAATTGGTGTATGCAAGAGGAGGGCAGGGCGAAGCGCGTGTCATGCAGGAAGTTACAAATTGTCTCGTAATAACtaaagaaccaatcacaatattcattaactgatctggaacctcctccttgtgagctttccaatgatgttggaatcaacctgCTAGGACGTCCGCTTCAGGAAATACTGTATGGGTTTTCCCTCACGCCCTCTCTAATATTCGAACAGACTTTTAGTTACGGTTTAATTAGTATATGACTCGTCAAGTACGTACTGTATACACCATGCTGTCTAGAGATGCTTCTATACGAGTTTGAGTCTACTACAGCTAGTAGATTTAGTAAATTTTTGATGTAATTGATTTGTTTCTAATTTCTAATTGCTACTAATCTACTTCTAGTGTAGAGTAAACTAGATGTTAGCTAGAGCATTTAGTAAACTGCCAATACACCGTTTCTCAAAGTTTATAAAGAATTCGAATTTGATTTCTTATAGTAAAGCCTAGATTCGTGGAGTTAGAAACTGCAAATTTGTACTGTGTTAGCGCGCGAGGTTATAATTCGCGCATGCGTAAAAGTGTGGCATGTCTGCTCGGAGGTTCTTTCACTCGATCATCAAGAAAACGTCGCGAACGAACAAATCCTCATCCTCGCCACCGATGAAAAACGCCAGTCGAAGCAAAACAGAAGAGGAGAGCGATGACGATAAAGAAGTATTAGATCAGCGTGGCAGCCCTGCCTTGGTGGCAAGTTCGAGCAAAGGAAAACGCGGTGTATCTACCATAGCATTAGACTTAGAATTGAAATCAGATAGCCACGCAAGTGGTAGACGAGTGAGGTCTATGCCGAGATCAAAAGAGCGGCGAAGTGCCAATTCATCTGCGGAGAAACAAATCGGTTTCACAGCGGGGGCAAAGGACGATTCATCGCCTGAAACAGCTCcaaaacacaaactcaaaTCGCGAAGAACATTGCCACCTAGTGCCGCGCAGGCTCGTGTCCCGCATCGACAAACCTCTCCAGATGACTACACGGATCCAGAAGACGCCGCTAGCGACAGAGAGGTGCTAGACGAGAGAGAGGCGGGTATGGGTGATGGGGAATGTGAGTATTCAGAACCATGGCAGAATGAAAGGCAAGGGAAGAAAATGATTATAAATACAGTCAAATCCTCTATCACTGATCTGGCAGCTCAAAGACTAAACGGAACGTACGATGAACCCTCTGATTTGAAACGGAAGTTTGGAAGTGCAAACGGCGTGAAAACTGAGGGTCATCCAACGTCTGGTGTGAGCACTGCGAGTATTGAGGCTTCGTGTGCGAGTGACTATGCTGATCCGTGGGATAGACTGCCTAAATCAAAGTTCCCACAACGTGTTAAATCAAATAAATCTCCTAGTGGGAGAAAAAATGCACAACGTGCAGTGGATGCTGATGATTATGATGAACCATCCAACCAAAAGAGACTGAACGAACAAGGAGTTGTTGTTGGTGATCAAAGGTCACAGTCAAAGTCGACGGATGATTATGAGGATCCATGGGACTCTAATGCTGCTAAACCTCTTGTTTCGTCGTCTAAACCTCCAAAACCCAAACCTAGATTAAAACCTTGTTCAGTAGGAAGTGATGATTATGATGACCCGTGGGATAACAAAGCAAAGTCTCGTTTACCATTAACTGATGGTTATGATGAACCTCAGGCTAACAAAGCAAAGTCTCGTTCGACATTAACTGATGATTATGAGGATCCATGGGATAAGAAAGGAAAGCCTCGTTTACCATTAACTGATGGTTATGATGAACCTCGGGCTAACAAAGGAAAGCCTCGTTCAACATTAACTGATGATTACGAAGAACCATGGGATAATAAGGGAGCAACAAATAAACCCGTCCAGGGTGCTCGGCCTCCTCCACCTACGTCTTCTGTACCCGCTCGCCCAGTGGAGAGACTGTCCTCACCAGCAGAAATGGAAAAGCCAAAGTTGAATGAGAGAATGCGACCATTTCGTTTGGATAGGAAACACTCAAATTTAGATGAACCTCCTCAACCTGTTGCAGCTATTATTGATGCAAGACTTCCACTTGCTAAGCAGACGTAAGTTCCAGCATTTCCATTTTCATGGTAACTAAATATGCTAAGTAATAGACAGGAAAATgtggacaaacaggcagactgtGGACaaaagtggacagacagagaaatagacaaCACAGTTATGTGTATGTTGCTTGCATACTGATTATTAATATTAGGACATGCGGACAAGTAAGTGGCAAATGTGTAGTGACCGACtcttgtttgttaattaaggtggTTTCATGGAACAATATCAAGAGCAGATGCAGATAAAATCCTCAGAGTGTCACTTGACAGTAGTTTTCTTGTGAGAGTTAGTGAAAGCAACAAAGATGATCACTCTCTCTCCATcaggtacagtgtactgtcAGAGAGCTTGGTTTATGTATATCGTGTGTTGCTCTGTCCATCAGTTATACAATATTCACTATTGTAATCATTTCaatattgtttttgtttgtttgttggtgtttctgtttgtctgcttatttgtttgtctttctgtctttctgtctgtctgtctgtttgtctgtctgtctcaatacatatattttccatttaaatgaaacgtttacatcatgagcaacctaacactaacacaacaggACCATTATGGTCCAGGAGCATACAAAACTACACTGCGCAAACTACATTTTGATGTTGTAATCTCGCTATGCTAACGAGTTTGTCTGAGAcaacttttgcattgcaacgctgtAGAGTCACTGAAATAATTGATCACCATTTGGTCTTGAAGTCGATCTCTTTTCGTTTTCCTTCATCAtcccttgcactctttgcaagcttgttcaaatatctaactgcttgttcgccccaacagccaaaatgtttgaaaacaagATGAATGACCAATGGGCAGGACTCTTCTGGTGGCAGCTCAGAATTATAatttgcctctttcttctcctcccgtttcattgctgctactccttCTTCTCTGGAGGCTGCTTTCATTGAGTCCAAACACCATAGATGAGCCAAAGACACGtctaattcaatgtctgcacTTGAATCTGGGTCATAAACTAGGATGTCCGAcctcttgtcactgttgacGCACCTGTATTGTGGCTCTAGTTTGTGCagcaagttgagttgagaaaggcagttagactatgctgacacaattgagttgtgagtgtgcactggaccacccccagtcttacatgtgATTAGATGGTATCCTTGGATGTCCAGTTCTTtgccacaatcacaacaattgCTCGATGCAGGAATGACACATCCCAACCTCATCATAGTTGCCAAATGAAAATCGTGTAGTGAAAGTGCAACATGTGACAAGGACAAAATTGCTGACAAACGAGCTCTATCTCTGATTGTATTTGAGGTGTTGTTCAAGAGGTAGTCAACATCAGCCTTGAGCTGTTGTTGAGTAAGTctttgcttcaattttagaTTATCATTGATCAAGTCTGACAGTGACTGCCCCTCCGGCACCGTTTCATGAAGATCATGGCCTATAGATCCCATAGAATCAGGACCCAATAGCAGGTTGTTTACAGATTTTTCAAGATCATGAAAACACTCTGGGAGAGTACAGAGAGAGCGTGCCCAGCTAGAGACAAATGCTAAGGGTGAAATTCTGGCTGATGGTGATAggatgtctgtttgtctgtctgtctgtctatctgctgtctgtctacatatataaattatgtatACAGAAACAGGGAGGTCACCTTTATTATGTTATTTTTCTCTTGCAGACGGTCTGGAGAGATTGTTCATTTGAAGATTGCACGAAAGAATGACAAGTTTATTCTTGGACTCCACGGCAAGCCTCATCGAACCATCCCTGATCTCATCAAACATTACACTGAACACAAAGTTCCCATCAAGGGCCTCGAATCATTCACATTGCTCTATCCTGTTAAGAAAAACTAACATACACACTTTGAGAGATTGAAGTTGTATGTATTTTCTATGACAGTATTCTATTGGAAGTACAAAGATAGAAACATTAGCTGTATTCTGACTTCGTCGATAGTTGACCTGTTTTTACAGGTTGATTTGTATTGATATCTATGTAGTTGATAGTGTGTTTTATACAGTAGCTAGTCAAGATAAAAAAACTGTATGTAAGGCTGACTCGTAGTGCATTGGATAGACTGTGACTATATTCAAGAGTGACCTCGATGTCGACTTTGGCTAACTAGTTGAAAAGAGCAAGCCTCATTCATTATTGCCTGCATGGTGTAGTACATTACATACACCATACCCATATAATTTTCATCTGTTAAATAATGGTCCCACAAATGCCAGACCTGATTTCTAATACTGCTAACAATTGAATATCTCAGCTCTTGCTtacaagcagatttgatcgcTGTTGCCAAGTGC
This window contains:
- the LOC134192135 gene encoding SH2 domain-containing adapter protein F-like produces the protein MSARRFFHSIIKKTSRTNKSSSSPPMKNASRSKTEEESDDDKEVLDQRGSPALVASSSKGKRGVSTIALDLELKSDSHASGRRVRSMPRSKERRSANSSAEKQIGFTAGAKDDSSPETAPKHKLKSRRTLPPSAAQARVPHRQTSPDDYTDPEDAASDREVLDEREAGMGDGECEYSEPWQNERQGKKMIINTVKSSITDLAAQRLNGTYDEPSDLKRKFGSANGVKTEGHPTSGVSTASIEASCASDYADPWDRLPKSKFPQRVKSNKSPSGRKNAQRAVDADDYDEPSNQKRLNEQGVVVGDQRSQSKSTDDYEDPWDSNAAKPLVSSSKPPKPKPRLKPCSVGSDDYDDPWDNKAKSRLPLTDGYDEPQANKAKSRSTLTDDYEDPWDKKGKPRLPLTDGYDEPRANKGKPRSTLTDDYEEPWDNKGATNKPVQGARPPPPTSSVPARPVERLSSPAEMEKPKLNERMRPFRLDRKHSNLDEPPQPVAAIIDARLPLAKQTWFHGTISRADADKILRVSLDSSFLVRVSESNKDDHSLSIRRSGEIVHLKIARKNDKFILGLHGKPHRTIPDLIKHYTEHKVPIKGLESFTLLYPVKKN